A window of Kribbella voronezhensis genomic DNA:
CGCGGGCGGTCGGGGCTGATCGCGTTGGTTCTGCCCGAGCTGGACGTCCCCTACTTCGCCGAGTTGACCCGGGCGGTGATCGAGCAGGCGGCCGCGGCCGGGTACACGGTCGTGGTCGACCAGACCGACGGTGATCCGGTGCGCGAGCGGGAGCTGGTGATGCGCGGCAACCGGGCCGCGATGTTCGACGGGCTGATCTTCAACCCGCTGGCGCTGGGTGACGCCGACCTCCGCGACCGGCCGTCGTCGACGCCGGTCGTGCTGCTCGGTGAGCGGGTGATCCAGGGCGGCCTGGACCACATCATGATCGACAACGTCGGCGCCGCCCGGCTGGCGACCGAGCACCTGGTCGACCTCGGCCGTCGCCGGATCGCGGCGATCGGCGACCAGTCCGGCGAAAGCCGCCGGACCGGCCGCCTCCGGACCCAGGGCTACATGACCGCCCTGCGCGCCGCCGGCCACGAGATCGTCCCCGAGTTGATCCGTCCCACCGAGTTCTTCCACCGCTCCGACGGCGCCGCCGCGATGTCCGAGCTGCTCGCCCTCCCCGATCCCCCCGACGCCGTCTTCTGCTACAACGACCTGCTGGCGCTGGGCGCGCTCCGCACCATCCTCAGCCGCGGTCTCCGCGTCCCCGAGGACATCGCACTCGTCGGCTTCGACGACATCGAGGACGGCCGCTACAGCACCCCCAGCCTGACCACCATCCGCCCCGACAAGACGCAGATCGCGACGCACGCCGTCCAGCTCCTGCTCAACCGCCTCGACGGCGACCAGTCCCCGCCGACCGAGATCCCCGCCGACTACGACCTCGTCATCCGGGAAAGCACAGCCTCCTGAACGGCCGCTCCCCCACGTCGGCGAGTAGGAGGCAACTTTTCAAGGCGAGTGAGGTGATGGCGTGGCCCCGTGCTGAGGAGCCAAGAGGCGATCGCCGCTGAGTTCCTCGTACTGGTCGGGGTTCGCGAGGACGGTCGAAGTGCAGCCGGATCGGCCGCACTCGCAGGCGAACGGGAACGTCGGTAGGTCGGCGAAGCCGCGGTCGGCGCGCCAGAGCCGCAGTTGCCGGCAGGCAGCCGTGTTCTCGATCTGGCGCTGGCGGCTCAGCTCATCACCGGGTCGCAGTCTCCGAACGTCACCCAGCGTCGTCTCCACCATCGCCCTGATCGCATCCCAGTCAGGGTCCGCCTCCACCTCGATCAACGGCAGCCCGGCCGCGGCGACCTCCTCCCGCACCCACCGCGCCAGGAACTCGTCGCGCGCCAGCAAGGATTCCAATCGCGCTCGGGCCTCCGGATCATCGACCGCGTCGAGCCTTTCCTCGCGCGCCTTCCGGGTCAGACCTGCATCGGCAACCAACCAGATCGCTGCCAGGACGGCAGGTCCGAGCATCGACGGAAACAGTTGTGGGCCCTCGACCAAAGCCGGTACTTCGCCGAGTCCGCGCGCCCTGACGTCTTCGAGGATCACCGGCAGCCGCACCCGGGAGATCTCCACGAACACCTCCGCGGCCGCCTGCGGACCTTCGACAGGCTGCTCGGCCAGCAGCCTGTAGGCGGGCAGCCGCTCGAGATGGTCGTAGGTCCACAGATCCACCGGGTGCAACGGCAGATCTCCGGCCCGCGCCAACTGCCTCGCGATCGTCGACTTGCCCGCGCCCGGCGCCCCACCGATCCAGAGCATGCTCGTCATCCGCCCAGGTTCGCAGACGACCGGCTCGCAGCCTCAGCCTGTGGTTGTTCGGGAGAGGGTTGCTCGGGCGAGGTCGTGGCCTAGTTTGCGGCCGGCGTAGTGGTCGAGTCTGGTGTGGACGCCGGCGTAGATGCGGCTGAGGCCGGCTTCGTCGGCGACGGCCTGGAAGGTGGCGAAGTGGCGGGTGACGCCGGGGAGGACTTCGGAGGTGACGGCGAGGCGGTGGCCTCGCCCGAACTCCGCGGTCAGCACTGTCGCGCTGGTCTGGGAGATGACGCTGTGGGCGCCGGGATAGGCCGGATCCGGCGGTGTGGTGCCGAGGCTGTTCCAGGCCGGGTCCGCCTCGGTGGCGGGGTTGGTGTCGTCACCGGCCAGGCGGATCGCGGTGATCGGTCGCCAGACGCGGTAGTGGTATTTGGCGTCGTAGAACGCGATGACCGCGTCGGCCAAGGCCAGGTTGAGGTGGGCGAAGATGCGGGCGGTCTCCGCCAGATCCTTGCCCTCGGCAAGCACCACGGTCTGGGTGATCTCGTTCCAGTAGTTCCAGATCGGTGCCGCCCAGAAGTGGGCCTGCTCGGTCTGATCGCCGGTACGGCTGGTGCTGGTGTCCTGGCCGAGGCGTTTGACCTCGTTGGTCGCGGCGGCGTACCGGCGGCTGCTCAGCTCCGGATAGGCCTCCGGCAGGAACCGGTCGACGCGGTCGACGACGAACGGGGTGACGTGTGCCCAGTGGGTGAAGACGGCCGGCAAGAACCCGGGCGGTGCCGGCCGGTACTGGCCAGGTTCGGTGCCCGCCGGCAGCGGCGATGGAGTGGCCGACGACCCGTCGTTCCTGCGCAGGTCGAGGAGCCGCCGGGCGGCCAGGCGTCCCACTCCGATCCCGGCTTCGCGAGCGTGCCGCTGTTCAACTGTGGCCAGGTCAGCTGCCAACTGCCGGTCAAGCGACGCAGCCTGGGCCGGGTACAGGGCGACCAGTACGTCGTGGGCCGCCTGCGCGGCGGCCGCGACCGCCGCCCCGGCCGGGTGTGCGAGCAGGTAGGACCTTCCCGAGCTGGTGACAGCGTGGTGGATCGCGGCGTGCAGGATCGCGAAGCTGCGGGTCGGGTGGACGGTGGCCGGCTGAGCACCAGCGGTGCGGAGGATGCGGAGCAAAGTCTGATTCCAGGCGACGACCACACCGCCGCCGCTCCGGCCGCCGTGGTGCGTGCGGAGGTTGGGGGTGGCGGCGGCCGTAGTACTGGCTCCTACGGCCGATGCCGCCACGATCGTGCCGCCGGCGAGGAGGAGATCTCGACGCGAGACCGGAGATGTCACGATGACTCCAGGGAGAGATTTCGATGGACACCAACGGATAGGCGGTGGGGTTACAGCCCGGCCCGTGTAACCCCCTCGCCTATTACCTGGTGTGGTGTCGATCCTGACTTGGAGTGGGCGGTGACGCGTGGCGGGACAACGGTTCTGGGGTCGGCGGAGGGCGGACAGTGAGCCCGCTCCGGATGACGGTGTGGCCGCACCGGTTCACCTGCACGTGGTGAGCGACGACAGGTACCCGGACTGGGAGGCGGTCTACAACGACAACGTCGACCGGGTCTACCGGCTGATGTACGCCAAGGTGGGCAACCGGCCCGACGCGGAGGATCTGGCCGCGGAGGTGTTCGTCACCGCGCTGCGGCCGTTGCGGTTGGCCGCGAGCGTCGGCGAAGTACGGGCGTACCTTCTCGCGACCACGCGGACCGTGCTCGCGGGGTACTGGCGGCGAACGCTCGGCCGTGAGATCACGGTGCTCGAGGAGGACTGGGCACTGGTCGAGCCGGCCGCCGACTCGGGCCACACCGGTGCCGGGGCTCGCGCTGAGGCGATCCTGGCCGAGTTACCCGAGCGGTACCGGCGCATTCTGCAGCTACGGTTTCTCAATGCGTGTTCGCTGAAAGAGGCCGCGGCGGAATTGGGAGTGACGGTGGGCAACGCGAAGGTGCTTCAGCACCGGGCGCTTCGTCAGGCCGCGGTGGTGGCAGACAGGATGGAGGCGTGACCATGCGTGGAGTGCGCCGCTTCGTCAAAGACCTGCTGCGAGGGCGTCGGACCAAACCCTTCACCGTTGACCGGACCGACGAATCGCAGCTCCGGACCGCGATCGCACTGAAGGCCGGCGGCGCTGACACCGGGCCGAGCCCGGAATTCGTCGAGTCGCTTCGCGAGCGGCTACGGACGGAACTGGACGACAACCCACCGGTTGAGCTGCCCCGGGGCAACAGCCGCCGCCGGTTCGTGACGTCGGTTGCGGCGGCGTCGGCGGCTTCGATCGGGCTCGGCGCCGCGATCGAACGGGGACTGAGCGGCGCCGGCAGCGCGGTCACCGCAGAGCCACCACCGGCCGACCAGACCCTGATGCCCGACAACGGGGAATGGCGCGCAGTCGTCGCCGCCAAGGACCTCCCCGACGGCAGCGTGCGGCCGTTCGACGCCGGCACGATGATCGGCTTCGTCCGTCGCACGAGCGAAGGCCTGTACGCCGTATCGGGCGTCTGCACCCATCTGGGCTGCAAGCTGGCCTTGGACGGACCGGCGCGGCAGCTGAACTGCCCGTGCCACAACGCCGCGTTCGCCGTCGACGGATCGGTCTTGCACCACCGCCTCCCGACAGCGCTGGCGCCCTTGCCGAAGCTGATGGTCCGCGAGTCCGAGGGAGTGATCCAGGTCTTCGTGCCGCCGCAACCGGCGTAACCCACGCGCCTATTGACAGGCATGAGAAACAGCCGTGGAACACGACGCTTCATCACCGCGCTCGCCGCGGCCGTCAGCCTGACGGCCGTGGCCGCGTGTGGCGACACGAAGCCCCAGTCCCAGCCCATCCCCTCGGCGTCGGCCGGGGACACCTCGTCGGCGCCTTCAACGATGCCGGGTATGTCGATGTCACCCACCGATGCGCCGACCGGTCCGGCCGTCGCGACCCAGTCGGTGAAGATCAAGGAGTTCGCCTTCGGTCCGGCCAGTATCACCGTGAAGGTCGGCGCGACCGTGACGTGGACGAACGGTGACCAGGATCCGCACACGGTCACCAGCCAGGCCAAGGACGGACCGTTGAAGTCGGCAACGATGAACAACGGCGACACCTACCAGTACACCTTCACCAAGGCCGGCACCTACAACTATCTCTGCACGATCCACCCGTTCATGACCGGCACCGTGGTGGTGACAGCGTGAACGCCGACGGCCAGGACTCAGCACCTGTCGAGGACGACCTGAGTCCCGAAGGGATGACGCGACGCCAACTGCTGCGGCATACCGCATGGTTCGGGGCCGCTGTGGTGCTCACCGTCACCGGCGGCGAGGTCATCAGCCAGATCGCGCGGCCGGACGACGTACCTCCCGCGCAGGCTGCGCCCGGCGCACTGCGGTTCATCCAGATCAGTGACAGCCATCTGGGCTTCAAAGGCCCGGCCAACACCGGGGTCGAGGAGTCTTTCGCCGAAGCCATCCAGCAGATCAACGCCTTGCCGTACCGCGCGGACTTCGTCATGCACACCGGTGATCTCACCCATCTGTCCACCGCCGGCCAGTTCGACCAGGTCAAGCAGATGATGAGCGAGCTGAAGACCGGTCACGTGTTCACCGTCCCCGGCGAGCACGACTCCATCGACGACGCGGGCCAGAAGTACCGCAAGGCGTTCGGTGCCGGGACTGCCGGCGACGGCTGGTACAGCTTCGACCTTCAGGGCGTGCACTTCCTGTCCCTGGTCAACACGCTGAGTCTGGAAAAGCTGGGCCATCTCGGCACCGAACAGCTCGAGTTCGTCGAGAAGGACGTGGCCAAGCTGTCCTCGGACACCCCGATCGTGGTGTTCAGCCACATCCCGCTGTTCGCCCTCTATCCGCAGTGGGGCTGGGGCACGGACGACGCGACCCAGGCCCTCAGCTACCTCAAACGGTTCTCCTCGGTCACCTGCCTCAACGGCCACATCCACCAGCTCTTCACCAAGACCGAAGGCAACGTCACCTTCCACAGCGCGACCACCACCGCCTATCCGCTGCCGCGTCCCGGCGAACGCCCCGCCCCGACGCCGGTCACCCTGCCGGCCGGAAAGCTGAAGGACGCCCTCGGGATCCGCGAAGTCAGCTACCTCGAAGGCACCCGGAACCTCGCGGTCAAGGACGTGAAGCTCGCATGAGGAAGGCCTTCGCGACTCGTCTGGCGGTAGCCCTCTGCCTGGCGACCAGTGGCTACATCCACGCACAGCTCTACGTCCGCGGCTATCACGCCATCCCCACCATCGGGACGTCCTTCCGGTGGGACGCTGCGGCATCGTTCGCTGTTGCCGCGCTCCTCCTGGTCGGCAGCCCCCTACTTCTTCGGCTCGCCGCAGCCGGCTTGTGCCTGAGTGGACTGGCCGGCTTCACCGTCTCCCGCACGATCGGCCTGTTCGGCTTCACCGAACGCGGCTGGCAGCCCGCCCCACAAGCTCTCCTGAGCGTCCTCGCGTGGATCGTCGCGCTGGCGCTCCTCCTCACCTCCTTCCTCAGCGAGCGAAGACACCGCGGAGAGAGACACGACACTCTGAGCGAGCCAGTCAGGGCGTGAGGACGATCCGGCCGAACACGGTGCCTCGGTCCATCAGGTCGTGTGCCTCGGCCGCGTGATCGAGGGGCATGGTCTGGTGGACGACGGGGTGCAGTTCGCCGCGGACGGCGGCCTCGAAGAGGTCGGCGCGAACGGCCGCCCGGGTGGCCGGAGCTGTCGTCGCGAGGCTGAACGTGGCGACGGACCGCGACTGCTGGAACGTCTGGAGCAGCCGCATCCCGAAGTCGGCCGGCGGGAACCCGGCCACCGCTCCGACGAGGATCAGGCGGCCGTTCGGCGCGAGCCGGTCGATGAAGGTGGGCAGGGCGTCCCCACCGACGATGTCGATGACGACGTCGTACAGTTCCGGCGCGCCCTGCCCGCCGTACCCGGCCCGATCCAGCACATGTGTTGCCCCGAGTCTTTCGAGTTGCCGACCCCGGTCAGCAGCTGACGTGGTCACCGCGACTACGGCCGCTCCCCCGCGCGCCGCGAGCTCCACTGTCGCGATACCGATGCTGCCCGCGGCTCCGCGGACCAGCACCGACTCGCCCGCGACGAAATGTGCGTGGGCGAGGGCGAAGTGGGCGACTGCGGCTGCGCTGCCGAGGGTCACCGCGCTGATCGACGTGAGGCCCTCGGGGAGGGGCGTCACGTCCTCGAGATACGCGAGCGCCTGCTCGGCGTACCCGCCTTCGGTGCCGGTGAAGGCCCAGACTCGCCGTCCGATCCACACCCGGTCGACGTCGTCCCCGACCGCGGTGATGGTCCCCGCGACCTCGCTGCCGGGGATCATGCCTCGGGCGAACCCGGCGCCGAGAGTACCGCGACGGATCACCGCATCGACGCCGCCGACGCCGATCGCCTCGGTCGCGATCACCACTTGGCCGGCTCCGGGCACCGGCTCCGGTACGTCGACCAGCGCCATCCCGCTCGGGTCGCCGAACTCCCGGATCGCTATTGCTCGCACCACTTTCTCCTTTTCACCGCGCTACAGTTCGACGGTAGTGGACGCCTCCGTCCACTTATCCCAAGTGAGAACGCCAGGTCAGCAGATGTCTCAGATGCTTCGCGCCGACGCGCAGGACAACCGCGACCGGATCCTCACCGCCGCGCGGACCCTCTTCGCCGACCGCGGACTCGACGTCGGGATGCGCGAGATCGCCCGCCGTGCAGAGGTCGGCCCGGCGACTCTGTACCGCCGCTTCCCCACCAAGCAGGCGCTCATCGACGAGGCGTTCGCCGCCGAAATGGGGGCCTGCCGGAGGATCGTCGAGGAGGGCTGCGGCGATCCCGACCCGTGGCGCGGGTTCACGTCCGTGGTGAAACGCCTCACCGCGCTGAACGTGCGCAACAAGGGCTTCGTCGATGCCTTCCTGTCCACCGGCCCGCCGGGAGCGGCGTTCTCGGAGCATCGACGCGAACTGCTCGCGATGCTCAGCGCGCTCGCGAAGAGAGCACAAGCCGAAGGCAGACTCCGCACGGACTTCGTCATCGACGACCTGGTACTCGTCCTGCTCGCCGGCCGGGGCCTGGCGTCCACCCTCACCAGCGCCCGGGACGCAGCCGCACACCGCTTCGCCACCCTCGCCATCGACGCCTTCCGCAGTACGTCGAAAAGAGCTGACGCGGTATAAAGAAAGTGCGTGTTGACACCACCGTGAAAGGTCTGGCTCGAGGAGGTGCAGTCGTGACCACGCGACCGATTCCTGACCTGTACGCGATCCTCGGCGTGCCTGCTACAGCCTCGGACGACGAGCTCGATCGCGCGTTCCGCCGCCTCGTCCGCCGGCTTCACCCCGACACGCGCACATCGTCAGGGCCGGACGCTGCCGCCGACCAGCGCCTACAGGAAATCCTCGCCGCGTACGACTGCCTGCGGGACCCGGTCCGCCGAGCCGCCTACAACCGCACCCGGCCGGCGACCACACCTCGACCTCACGTCCGGGTCACACCCCGGGCCCCGCTTCGGATCAAGCCCGCCCTCCGGGTCGGCCCGGTGCGCTGGCAACCGCTCCAGAGCCGGCCCCGGAACCGCGCAGAGTGAGGGCGGCCGACGACAACGGTGGCGTTCAGTCTCGCGGCAACTGGTCGTCAGGATCCTCCTCGGCCGGTGTCTCGTCCTCGTCGGGTTCGCCGCTCTCGGCCAGCGGCTCGTCGTCGGGGTCGAAGGTGTCGTTCGCCGCATCGGGGGCCGGGTTGTTGTCCGGGTCTTCCGGCCCCTCGAACGGCATCGGGGTGAACTGGCTGCTGCTCATCAGCGGACTCCTTGTCGATAGCGATTGCCTTCCCGCAGTACCCGGTCCGGTCGTTCGCCACGCTCGCGCTGACATTGTCGTTCGGTGACTGGCTCAGCGGGTCGCGAGGCTCAGCGCCGTCCATGAGGTCGCGGGCAGGGTCACAGTGACCTTGCCGCCGTCGAGCCGAACCGAGTCGTTCTTGGTCGGCGTCACGCGGTCCGGGTGCTGCGCGGTGTTGACGGCATCACGGTCGTCGTCATGAATTCCCAGGGCGTCCAGTACTTCGGTCACCGGCGTGCGGCTGGTGTCGATGGTGATGTCGACCGGGCCGTCGATCGAACGGTTGACCAGGAAGACCGCCAGCTTTCCCGACTCCTCGTCGTACGTCGCGACCGCGTCGACGCTGGGGACTTCGCCGTACTTCGCGGTCCTGATCGACGGGGACTCCAGCTCGATCCGCAGCACCTGCCCCGCCGCCAGCCCGGACGTGATCGCGAACGGGTGGAACGTCGTCTGCCGCCAGGCGGATCCGTCGGGCTCGGTCATGATGGGCGCGATCACGTTGGCCAGCTGGGCGATACAGGCCACGCCGACCCGGTCGCTGTGCCGCAGCAGGGAGATCAGCAAGTTGCCCACGACAACGGCATCGGTGACGTTGTACTCGTCCTCGATCCGTCGCGGTGCCACCTCCCAGGCATCACCCGGGCCGTCGGTCCGCCGGGAACGCTCGCCGTACCAGACGTTCCACTCGTCGAAGGAGATGGTGATCTTCTTGTCCGTCTTGAGTTCGGCGGCGACATGGTCCGCCGTCGCCACCACGGCGTCGATGAAGCGGTCCATGTCGACAGCGGAGGCGAGGAACGAGACGGTGTCGCCTTCCTCGTCGTTGTAGTAGGCGTGGGCCGAGATGTGGTCGACGAACTCGTAGCACTCCCGCAGTACGTCGCGCTCCCAGCTGCCGAAGGTCGGCATCGCGCGGGAGGACGAGCCGCAGGCGACCAACTCGAGGTCGTTCTCGACCATCCGCATCGCGCGCGCGGTCTCGGCCGCCAGCCGTCCGTACTCGGCGGCGGTCTTGTGACCGATCTGCCAGGGCCCGTCCATCTCGTTGCCCAGGCACCACAGTTTGATCCCGTACGGCGACTCCGCGCCGTGCTGGACCCGGAGGTCGGACAGCGCCGTGCCGCCGGCGTGGTTCGCGTACTCCTGCAGGTCGAGCGCCTCCTGGACACCGCGGGTGCCCAGGTTGAGGGCCATCATCGGCTCCACGCCGGCCTTGCCGCACCACCGGTCGAACTCGGCCAGGCCGAACTGATTGGTCTCGACGCTGTGCCAGGCCAGGTCGAGCCGGCGCGGACGGGCTTCTCGCGGTCCGACGCCGTCCTCCCAGCGGTAGCCGGAGACGAAGTTGCCACCGGGATAGCGGACCAGGGAGACGCCGAGTTCGCGGGTGAGTTCGAGGACGTCCTTGCGGAAGCCGTCCTCGTCGGCGGTGGCATGGCCGGGTTCGTAGATGCCGGTGTAGACGCAGCGGCCCATGTGCTCGACGAACGAGCCGAAGATCCGCCGGTTCACCGGCGCGACGCGGAAGGCGGGGTCGAGGACGAGAGAGGCAGAGGTCACGGAGTGGCTCCTGTCGTGGTCGGGGCCGGCTCGCTCAGCGGATGCTGGGCCAGCCGTTGGATCCCCAGCTGAGTTGACGGATGTCGAGACGGACGGCGCCATTGGCATCCGCGTCGTAGTAGTGGTGGGCGAGCCAGTCGCCCGAGACGGACTGGCCGCCGGGCCCGATCTTGCGGCCGGCGCTGCTGAGAATGACGGTGCCGCCCCCTTCGAGCATCGGCTTGCCTGCCTGGTCGGAGTACGGGCCGGTGACGGACCGGGAGCGGCCGACGGCGATCTTGTAGGTGCTCTCGGTGCCGCGGCAGCAGAAGTCGAACGAGACGAACAGGTAGTACCAGCCGCCGCGCGAGACGATGTACGGCGCTTCGATCGCGTTCGGCGGAACTCTCCGATCAGCCAGTCGCAGCGGCGTTGCCTGGTTCGGCGCGGCCAGGCCCGAGGGCCACTGCAGCCGGATCATCCGGATACCGCTCCAGAACGATCCGAAGGCGAGCCAAGGAGTCCCCTGGCCGTCCGTGACCACACCCGGGTCGATCGCGTTGTAGTCGTCGGTGGTCGTCGATCGTTGCACAAGGCCCCTGTCCACCCACCGGTACGCCGGATTGCCCGGGTCCAACGTGGTGTTCGTGGCCAGTGCGATCACCGAGCGGTTCGAGCCGAAGGTCGAGGCGGCGTAGTAGAGGTAGAAGGTGTTGCCGTGCTTCACCACCTCCGGTGCCCACAGGTTCGAGACCCCGGGCACCTCGGAGCTCAGCCAGGAAGGGATCCGTTCGAACACCGTGCCCGCGAAGGACCAGCGCCGGCCGTCGCCGGACTTGCGGAGCTGGATCGTGCCACCGGCGATGCGCTCGTCACCGGTCGAGAAGACGTACCACTGACCGCCGTCGCGAATCAGCGCGGGATCGTGCGCGGTGAGGTCGCCGGTCAGTTCGCCGCCACCCGGGCCGGCGGTCGCGCTGGGCGCTGCGGTGAGCACAGCGAGCAGGAACAGACAACCGAGGAGAGCTTGGATGCGCCTCATCCCTTCACCCCCGCGTCTCCCACTCCCCGGATCACGTGGCGCTGGAAGAGGCCGTAGATGATCAGCAGCGGCAGACCCCCGAGCACGGCCGAGGCCATGATCTGGGCGTACCGCAGGCCGTAGGAACCCTGGACGTTGGCCAGTCCGACCGGGATCGTCATCATCGACGGGTCGGTGGTGACGATGAACGGCCAGAGGAAGTTGTTCCAGGCACCGATGAAGGTGAAGATCGCGACCGCGCCGAGGATCGGCCGCGACATCGGCACCATGACGCTCCAGACGATCCGCAGCCGGGTGGCTCCGTCCACCCGGGCGGCGTCCTCGTAATCACGCGGTACGCCGTCGAAGAACTTCTTCAGCACGAAGACCATCACCGGAGCGACCACCTGCGGCAGGACGACACCCCAGTAGGTGTCGACGAGTCGCAGCGTCGTCATCTCGGCGAACAAGGGCACGATCAGGACCTGCGGCGGCACCAGGATTCCGGCGACCAGGAGGCCGAACAGCACCTTCCGGCCGGGAAAGGTCGTCCGGGAGAACCCGTACGCCGCCAGCACCGAGACGAGCAGGGTCAGGGCGGTCACCAGGACCGCCACGATCGTGCTGTTCAGGAACCAGCGCAGGATCGATCCCTGGTCGAGAACACTCCGGTAGGCGGCCGAGGTCGGATCGACGGGGAACCAGGTGATCGGCGTCCTGGTGGTCTCCGGCTCGGGCTTGAGGGACGTGTCGAGTGCCCACAGCAACGGCACCAGCCAGAGCAGGGCGAGCAGTGCCGCTCCGACGATCGAGGCGACCTTGGCGAAGCTGAATCTCGGCTGCACCGGTCCACTCACCGCCGGCCGCAACGAGATGGCCTGGGCTGTCATCGAAGGTCCTCCTTGCGGCCGGAGAAGAGCTTGAACTGCGCGATCGAGACGATCACGATCACGACGAAGAACAGGTAGGAGATGGCCGACGCGTAGCCGATCCGGTAGCTGGTGAAGCCGCTCTCGTAGATGTACTGGATGATCGGCCGGGTGCTGAAGTTCGGGCCGCCGACGGTCATCAGGTAGATCTGGTCGAAGATCTTCAGCGACGCGACCAGTTGCAGGACGACGATCAGTCCGGTGGTCCGGCTCAGCAGCGGCAGCGTGATGCGGAAGAGTTGCTGCCGGTCGCCCGCTCCGTCGATCGCGGCGGCTTCGTAGAG
This region includes:
- a CDS encoding arabinan endo-1,5-alpha-L-arabinosidase, with translation MRRIQALLGCLFLLAVLTAAPSATAGPGGGELTGDLTAHDPALIRDGGQWYVFSTGDERIAGGTIQLRKSGDGRRWSFAGTVFERIPSWLSSEVPGVSNLWAPEVVKHGNTFYLYYAASTFGSNRSVIALATNTTLDPGNPAYRWVDRGLVQRSTTTDDYNAIDPGVVTDGQGTPWLAFGSFWSGIRMIRLQWPSGLAAPNQATPLRLADRRVPPNAIEAPYIVSRGGWYYLFVSFDFCCRGTESTYKIAVGRSRSVTGPYSDQAGKPMLEGGGTVILSSAGRKIGPGGQSVSGDWLAHHYYDADANGAVRLDIRQLSWGSNGWPSIR
- a CDS encoding carbohydrate ABC transporter permease; this translates as MTAQAISLRPAVSGPVQPRFSFAKVASIVGAALLALLWLVPLLWALDTSLKPEPETTRTPITWFPVDPTSAAYRSVLDQGSILRWFLNSTIVAVLVTALTLLVSVLAAYGFSRTTFPGRKVLFGLLVAGILVPPQVLIVPLFAEMTTLRLVDTYWGVVLPQVVAPVMVFVLKKFFDGVPRDYEDAARVDGATRLRIVWSVMVPMSRPILGAVAIFTFIGAWNNFLWPFIVTTDPSMMTIPVGLANVQGSYGLRYAQIMASAVLGGLPLLIIYGLFQRHVIRGVGDAGVKG